Genomic DNA from Veillonella criceti:
GAGCTCCTGAGGTCACTTCTTCTTGATCCATCAGTGCTTGTGGTTTTACTTCGAAGAGGCCCAAATCAGTGATTTCCTCGCTAGACTTTGAGACTTGCTTATAACGCACATTAGCTTCTACCATATGCGTGGCTTCTTCTTCTGGTTCAGCAAAACGCCGTTTCAACTCACTCACAGAAATCTTAGCGGCCCGTTGCACCGCCCCCATATACGGATACGCGAAATTAAAGCGGCCTATAATCTCATCCGCTAATGGTTCTGCCTGAATCGGTTCTAACCGCTCAACGGCTGCTAATAAGGCAGGTTCTTTTGCCACATGTTTTGGCGTACTATTATAGCGAGCCCCATCGTGCAAAGTAATGCTAAGTCGACATGTCTTATCAGGTAAATCCATAAGACCCACATCTTCTACTTCACTATACACGCGAATCGGATTCCCTTCCAAATGACGACTTAAACTCATTATAAACCAGTCCAAATAGGAGTCAGCCCCCGTAATTAAAGACGTTGGTAACTTCTCTGAATTGGAAACAAGTGCTGGGCCAGCTTGTTTTTGACAAAGTCCTTTAAAATCCTTAACAAAGCCAGTAATAAAGAGTTTATCTCTAGCTCTCGTTAATGCTACATACAAAATGCGTTCTTCTTCCGCTTTAGCAGCTAACCGTAACTGTTCCCGCATATGTAGCCAAGGCAAGGAAGCATATAAGACCCGATACTCCTCAAAATAGCCTTTAACCGCTACGCCACTATCGCCATGAAGTAACATAGGTGCCTGAATGTCTCGCAAATTAAACTTCTTTTGTGAAGACGCTAGAAATACTACAGGAAATTCCAGACCTTTACTTTTGTGAATGCTCATAATACGCACTACATCATCCGCTTCACTAACGGTTTTACCAATCCCTAAGTCTTGACCCGCTTCTTGTAGACTTTCAAGGAAACGTAAAAAGCGGAAAATCCCTCGGAAGCTCCCCGCTTCATATTGCTTAGCTCGCTCATATAAAGCCATTACATTAGCGCGCCGCACAAGACCATTTGGCATAGCACTTACATAGTCTACATAATTCATTTCTTCGTAAATAGTCCACAATAAATCACTCACACTATGCTGCCGTGAATAGGTACGCCATGCCTCTAAGCGTTCTACAAAACGGATAACGACATCATTATCCATAGCTGCCCCATAAGCTGGCAGAAGCGACCATAAAGATCCTTCACCACTCATGCGCAAATGCCCTAGTTCATTAGCATCTAACCCAACAAATGGTGAACTTAACACCGCCGCCATAGGTAAATCTTGCTCTGGATTATCAATAACTTGCAACAACGCCAACAATAATTTGACTTCTAACGCACTAAAATAGCCACTATTTTCCTCAGCATAGGCAGGGATACCCGCTTGGCGTAAGGCTTCTACCATACGTCCAGCCTTAGTTTTAACCGAACGCAATAAAATGACTACATCTCGCCACGCCATAGAACGATAGGTGCCATCAGGGTTTTGGACAACCTTTCCTTGTGCTTTTAACGCCTGTAGTTTCTCAATAATAAACGCTGTTTCCTTCTCATCATTTTCTAAATCAGCGTCATCCTCTTCATCACTGCTAAGGCCCTCACTATTAGAATGACGGCCCTCAGCAGGCCCTGCTGACCACATAGACGTCTGCCCGTTAGTGGCTGTATCAGCTGTACCTCTATCCTCAGCAAAGGTTGATTTATTTCCTTGTCCTACATCAATTAAATGTAGTTCTACAGGGCCACCTACCCAATTTGCTGGTGCCTCCGTCACAATGCGCCCTGGATTCAGTGCTTCTTCATCGCCATAAGTAAGCTCCGCCGCAGCCTCCGTCATAATTTGACGAAAGACAAAATTAGTAAAGGCTAAAATATTTTCATCCGATCTAAAGTTCTGTGATAAATCAATGCGTCGTTCTACAGCCTCCACATCACGGCCAAAACGATGATATTTCTCCATAAATAGCAATGGATTGGCCATGCGGAAACGGTAAATACTCTGTTTCACATCCCCTACATAGAAGCGATTATCCTTACGAGATACTAAATTTACAATCGCTTCCTGCACACCGCTCGTATCTTGATATTCATCAACCATTACTTCTTTAAAGGTCTCTTGTAATTCAAGGGCCACTTCTGATGGAGCCCATGTACCATCCTCTTGTTTTGTCCGTAATAAAGCTAAACAAAGATGTTCCAAGTCTGAAAAATCTAACATACTCAGTTCTTTTTTAGCGGCTGCAAAGTCTACCATAAAGGCCAGCGTTAAATCAATTAATCCTTGCACATATGGTAGCATTTGCCCAATTTGCTCATTAAACTGTGCTTCAGTAATCACGAACGGCCCCGACTTCATAGCTTGTAAAGCCTCCTTATTCGCCGTCCCCAAAGCTTTTACTTGTGAAACTAAGCCATCACTCACGACACCAGCCTCTAACTCTTTTTTAAAGGAACGTGTATCAAAGGATTTAAACTTATGTTGACTAATAAGTGCTACCGCTTCGTGCATAGCATCCCATGTCTTAGCCTCTATTAAGGCACCCATAATATATTGCACCGAATCAGCCTGTTCCACCCATTTAGTAGGACCATCAGGTAAGCTTGTTAAAGATCGTAACGACTCATATCGTTCCGTAATCTCACCAATCAGCTGTTGTTGCTGTTTCCAAAAATATTGGCCCCAAATCGTATCTAACACAGGCTGGTTTAATGCCTCTTCATACTGTTTTTTAGACTGTATAAGCCAATCTTCCGGATCAGCTTGGGCTACGGCAAACCGCTGCAGTGACAAAATTTGTACCATAATACTCTCATCAGAGCGGTCATTCCCAAACATATCAGCAATCTCAAACATATGATATAAATTCTCTTCATACGCTTTGCCCAATAACTTAGCTAACACATCCGTTTTTAGTAACATTAACTCCCCTTCATTACCAATACGGTATGTAGGATCAATGTCTAACCGATAAAAATAACTACTAATGACCCATTGGCAAAAGGAGTGCAAGGTTGAAATATGCGCGGATGGTAACAAACTTAACTGCTCTTCTAACTTAGCATCACCAGTACTATTAAATACCTCTGCTAATTTAGCCCCAATACGAGCGCTCATTTCCGCCGCGGCCGCTTTAGTAAATGTCACAACTAATAACTCTTGAATAGATAACGGTCTCTCTTTATCTTGTAATCGTTGAATAATTCGTTCTACCAATACAGCTGTTTTACCAGAACCAGCCGCCGCCGCTACAAGTAGCGTCTGTGAAGGGAGTGACCCTGGCCGTGGTGAATCAATCGCGTGTTGTTGATCGTCTGTCCACTTCATAAACAGTCCCTCCTTCCGCCATGCGAGCTAAACATACATCTTCCGCCATGCCTTCTATATAGCGATAGGCATTACGGGTATTTTCAAAACGACATAACGCACGATATTGACAATAATTACAAGGTATCTGGTGATTCATATTATAAGGACTAATAGGAAAATGACCTGCTAAAATATGTTGCCCTGCCTTGCTCATGACCTGCTCGGCATACTCTGTTAATATATTAAATTGCTCTGTCGTTTTTACTTTGTCTTTATCGGTACCATATACAGCCCCTGCTTTTGTCAAACGAACTGGCACATACGGGGTCGACTTACTCCCTACCGTCTCATCTATTTTAGTCAATAGTTCTGGATCATTTAAATAATAGCCCGCATTGCGTAAACTAGACTCCGTATTCAGTAGGGCGGCCGCACTTTCTTCGGTTAATACCTCACTTTTTGAAACGCGCGGATTTTTTACATATGTATATACTAAGGCAGCTGGCTTAATATTATCAGTCCGTTGCGCTCTTTCTAAAGCCAATAAATACGTAACCAATTGCAACTTCAAGCCATAATACACATCAGAGGCTTTTACATTCGCACCACCTGACTTGTAATCAACCACCAACCCATACGTAATACCATCATACGTCCATTCATCAACACGGTCTAATTGACCTTGCAAACGAATATAGGTTTCACCACCAAGCGGGATTTGAAC
This window encodes:
- a CDS encoding UvrD-helicase domain-containing protein, with protein sequence MFMKWTDDQQHAIDSPRPGSLPSQTLLVAAAAGSGKTAVLVERIIQRLQDKERPLSIQELLVVTFTKAAAAEMSARIGAKLAEVFNSTGDAKLEEQLSLLPSAHISTLHSFCQWVISSYFYRLDIDPTYRIGNEGELMLLKTDVLAKLLGKAYEENLYHMFEIADMFGNDRSDESIMVQILSLQRFAVAQADPEDWLIQSKKQYEEALNQPVLDTIWGQYFWKQQQQLIGEITERYESLRSLTSLPDGPTKWVEQADSVQYIMGALIEAKTWDAMHEAVALISQHKFKSFDTRSFKKELEAGVVSDGLVSQVKALGTANKEALQAMKSGPFVITEAQFNEQIGQMLPYVQGLIDLTLAFMVDFAAAKKELSMLDFSDLEHLCLALLRTKQEDGTWAPSEVALELQETFKEVMVDEYQDTSGVQEAIVNLVSRKDNRFYVGDVKQSIYRFRMANPLLFMEKYHRFGRDVEAVERRIDLSQNFRSDENILAFTNFVFRQIMTEAAAELTYGDEEALNPGRIVTEAPANWVGGPVELHLIDVGQGNKSTFAEDRGTADTATNGQTSMWSAGPAEGRHSNSEGLSSDEEDDADLENDEKETAFIIEKLQALKAQGKVVQNPDGTYRSMAWRDVVILLRSVKTKAGRMVEALRQAGIPAYAEENSGYFSALEVKLLLALLQVIDNPEQDLPMAAVLSSPFVGLDANELGHLRMSGEGSLWSLLPAYGAAMDNDVVIRFVERLEAWRTYSRQHSVSDLLWTIYEEMNYVDYVSAMPNGLVRRANVMALYERAKQYEAGSFRGIFRFLRFLESLQEAGQDLGIGKTVSEADDVVRIMSIHKSKGLEFPVVFLASSQKKFNLRDIQAPMLLHGDSGVAVKGYFEEYRVLYASLPWLHMREQLRLAAKAEEERILYVALTRARDKLFITGFVKDFKGLCQKQAGPALVSNSEKLPTSLITGADSYLDWFIMSLSRHLEGNPIRVYSEVEDVGLMDLPDKTCRLSITLHDGARYNSTPKHVAKEPALLAAVERLEPIQAEPLADEIIGRFNFAYPYMGAVQRAAKISVSELKRRFAEPEEEATHMVEANVRYKQVSKSSEEITDLGLFEVKPQALMDQEEVTSGARWGTLMHEAMQWLPMKAYTQQSLREALDRLTLDGYFTVDERRVLNERALYRFFTSALGKRLLASSQVAREWPFSMLIEGHEVYPEVEPREKLFLQGIVDTAFLEDNQWVLVDYKTDRVTSAEELVERYGVQLRIYSHALERLTKKPVKERYIYSFRLHEAVAVPNK